The following are encoded in a window of Methanococcus voltae genomic DNA:
- a CDS encoding DUF2115 domain-containing protein gives MDIKTLLTDLKDLSFEISIYDFINAKSELEKELKYLPEEYKQCYIDDFFTFFPKIIKEIKSLDLNSIETFEINDEDLKKLIDRLEVLSNKERKSYKIYRIVIPYLVFFAKKPLHALTTKFPGKKSIVSKKGVYYCPIKEAQKNDLSICEFCICKDINELER, from the coding sequence TTGGACATAAAAACGTTATTAACTGATTTAAAAGACCTGAGTTTTGAAATAAGTATTTATGATTTTATAAATGCAAAATCTGAACTTGAAAAAGAGTTAAAATATTTGCCCGAGGAATATAAACAGTGCTATATCGATGACTTCTTTACATTTTTCCCAAAAATAATTAAAGAGATTAAATCATTAGACTTGAATAGTATAGAAACTTTTGAGATAAATGACGAGGACTTAAAAAAATTAATCGATAGATTGGAAGTTTTATCAAATAAAGAACGTAAATCATACAAAATATATAGAATAGTAATTCCTTACTTAGTTTTCTTTGCTAAAAAACCATTACACGCGTTAACTACAAAATTCCCAGGTAAAAAATCTATTGTATCTAAAAAAGGTGTTTATTACTGCCCCATAAAAGAAGCACAAAAAAATGATTTATCCATTTGTGAATTTTGCATATGTAAAGATATTAATGAATTGGAAAGATAA